The Glaciimonas sp. PCH181 nucleotide sequence AATAACGCCGCCAGAATAGTGACCGCCGCAATGGCATATAAGCCCCCTGCCGTGCTACCGGTGACATCTTTTACTTTGCCAACCATATAAGGGCTGATAATGCCGCCCAGATTACCGACCGAATTGATTAGAGCGATCCCGCCAGCAGCGGCGCTGCCTGTTAAGAATTTCGGTGGCAGTGTCCAAAATACTGGCAGACAGCCAATGACGCCGATAGCCGCCAAGGTCAGCGCCGCGATAGAGATTGCCGTATTGTCGCCGAATAGCCCGCTCAATACATACCCGATACCTCCAGCGAGTATGCATAGGCCGAGATGCCAACGCCGTTCACCATACCGGTCCGAACTGCGCGCGATCAGCACCATCATCACGCCTGCTGCTGCGTAAGGAATAGTACTGAGCAGGCCAATTGTCATCGGGCTAGCGATGCCGGTATTTTTGATTAATTGCGGCAGCCAGAATGTCAGACCATATAAACCCATCAACATAAATAGATAAACAATCGATAGAAAAATCGTGGCCGGCTGTTTGATCGCATCCATAAAGCTATGGGCTACAACGCTATTGTTTTCACGATCAATATTGTCTTGCAAGACCTTTTTTTCTGCGGTCGATAGCCATTTTGCTTTACCGATATTGTCGTCAAGCCAAAGTAATACTAGCAAGCCCAAACCGATTGTCGGCAAACCTTCTAGCAGAAATAGCCATTGCCACCCGGCCCAACCATTGACGCCATCGAAGCGGGTCATGATGAAACCTGCGACCGGACCGCCAATCACGCCGGACGCGGCAATTGAAGTCATGAAAATTGCATTAATGCGTGCCCGTCTTTTCGCCGGAAACCAGTAAGTAAAATACAGGATGATGCCGGGCAAAAAGCCCGCTTCAGTGGCGCCGATGATAAAGCGCAATACATAGAACCAGGTTTCGTTATGCACCAGCATTAGCAGCGATGAGGCGATACCCCAGGAAATCATGATGCGCGCAATCCATAATTTGGCACCAACCCGATGCATGATGATATTGCTGGGAATTTCAAAAATGAAGTAACCAACAAAAAAGATGCTGGCACCGAAACCATAAGCGGCATTACTTAAGCCAAGGTCGCTTTGCATCTGTAGTTTGGCAAAACTAATGTTAACGCGATCGAAATAGGCAAAGATAAAACAGACAATCAGAAACGGGATAATGCGCCACGTGATCTTGCGATAAGCGGCCTCTTCAAATGCCGTCGTGCTGGACGTAACAAAACTACTGGTTGCAGACATGTCTCGTGCTCCTGTGAGGACACTAATATTCAAGGTTGATCTATTAGTAATCCATTAGTGAACCAGATCGCCATCTGCCGAAGCGGAGGTCGATCTGGAATCCGTCGCGCGACCTGCCATCGCCTCTGGTGGAGGCGACACAGCATCGGCTGATCTTTTATTTTTTATTTGTGCAGATATTTTTGAACGAATGTTCGCGGCGAGAATGAGGATCAGACGCCTTATAGCGGCATATCCCTTTGACGGGGCTAACGGGGATTGCATGGTCA carries:
- a CDS encoding MFS transporter — encoded protein: MSATSSFVTSSTTAFEEAAYRKITWRIIPFLIVCFIFAYFDRVNISFAKLQMQSDLGLSNAAYGFGASIFFVGYFIFEIPSNIIMHRVGAKLWIARIMISWGIASSLLMLVHNETWFYVLRFIIGATEAGFLPGIILYFTYWFPAKRRARINAIFMTSIAASGVIGGPVAGFIMTRFDGVNGWAGWQWLFLLEGLPTIGLGLLVLLWLDDNIGKAKWLSTAEKKVLQDNIDRENNSVVAHSFMDAIKQPATIFLSIVYLFMLMGLYGLTFWLPQLIKNTGIASPMTIGLLSTIPYAAAGVMMVLIARSSDRYGERRWHLGLCILAGGIGYVLSGLFGDNTAISIAALTLAAIGVIGCLPVFWTLPPKFLTGSAAAGGIALINSVGNLGGIISPYMVGKVKDVTGSTAGGLYAIAAVTILAALLVMFALPRSVAGKDSD